From the genome of Xyrauchen texanus isolate HMW12.3.18 chromosome 7, RBS_HiC_50CHRs, whole genome shotgun sequence:
aattagccccattcactttcatttaagtgcctcactgtgacctcgatttttgatttttaaagaaaaggaggaacgagtctaagttaacttttgtggtaatcaacaataagCCAtgaatgctgtagattgagcttaacttgtattgaacctgcatTATTCGTTTAATATCGCAGATAATTGTGTTGTACCACATTTCACAAAAAATCTTTTTGATTATTACTTCTATGtttatacagagaaaaataagatGAATGTCAAAATTCAGGATATTTCCTATAAGACAGATACAAAACACAAGAGACATAACAGTTCAAATCAAATTTCTTAAGAGACATAAGAGTTCAAATCAGACTTTAGAAGACTTTTTTGGTACCATAATAAGATTTACTGATgtttacaaacaaaaacacacaaaaacaccttccCGCCTTGTAATGGTGATAGTTAATGTCATGTATGAGAGTGGTCTGTGAATGGGCAATGGCTGAATTTATGATTGTTACTTAAGGCAATTCTTTTAAAAAGTGCAGAATTTGTCACCAAAGCATCATGCAGTGCGTGCGCATGAGTAAAATGTGTGTGCATGGAAGTAGTTTCTGGGACCTGAATGATTTCTGCTGAAATTATGAACTTTACTCCAGGGGGTGCCAGAGTGTAAAACATCGGTGGAGCGGGAAGatactataaataaaaaaaagataataaaaataaaaaaaatacattctaacataaacataacatttgtacacaacacacaatctaccaCACATACTGCCGGTTATGCAGTATGAGAAAAAAAGCTTTTACGTGACTGtatagctctgttccaaatccTAGTAAGCTGCCTCACTGCCTACATAGGCCTACCTTCAAAGGCAGCTTCCTAAACGACTGATTTGGAATGCCCTACAAAGGCAGCAAAACTAGTGTGGGAGACACAAATCACAATTGTTTTCAATAGACATGTGATGCTCTAACGATGCAATATTTTAATGAGCATAAAATTAAAGCAAACACATGTtggtgaaaataaatgtatttaattacactGAACTACCTTTTTAAGCGATGATTCAAAGTATTAATTGAAATGAGCTTTTTTCCCTCACTTTGTCGAAGAACtaagatttattttttcactgagATTGGTGCaaatgcattctgggattgcctttTCCTTAAAGTATGCATATGATGCAGCCTTAGAATTTGGCAGAAACGAGGCatcttaggaggcagcataaaTAAGTTGCCTGACTTTTGGAGCAACTTTCTTGTCAAGGGCATTCCAATGATGCCAAAAAATGCTGCCCACATATGAAACTCACAAGGCTTTGACTTTACCTGTTTGTCTTGACTTTCAGGGTTGTTTGCTCTCATCTTGGGATGAGCTAGTATTTTATGGCTGATTAACAGATGCCATGACAAGATGACAATGAAAATGATTTTATAAGGTCTTGATTACAATTTCACAGGCTGTAAGTGCTATGAAATACCTTCAGGAGCATCACTGTCCTCTGGTGTCCCTGTTGCAGGAGGGGATTGTGCTTCAGGAGATTCAGAGCGAAGTCTGCGCTCAAAGCTGAATTCTGGAAGTCTAGGTGCCTGGGGGCGTGTCTTTCTCGCCACATTCATAAAGTAACAGTAGGCACAACggaatgctgaaatataaaactTCACACTCAAAAGAAGTGTATCTTCATGTAAAGAAATTTTACACTCCTGTTTTGACTATCCTCGAACAAGGAAACTTAAAACTTCCGTAATGTGTAGTGACAAGTAATTACCTATATACTCAAATTCTTCCTTCAAAGCCATACCATTGTGGGAAAAACACTGCTGGCAAATCAATGCATATCTGAAAGTATGAGAGAGGGACACATCAAAACCATTTTCACAAGTACTGATATAATTCAGGCCGATATCACTATTTAAACTGTTTCTCAGAGTACAACTTATGTTAAAGGTGATGTGCGTAATTCTTTGCTATTACGTTAGGGCTCTCGGTCACTTAAATTTTTTTTcgatcaaattaattaaatgatatGCCAATGTATTAattgcatatttaaatatttgatgaGAATGGGCCTCAAATaactataattcaatatataacgaTAAAATAATTCTactaaaatacatttaacaataatgattattataaatataataattaatataattaaaatgtatacattattttggcagacgAGTAATgcactgataagacaatacaaaaagtggctttacaaggcaatatactgtatacattattgtttattttcatattattggacataagcctatcattggttttcaatccacagcaatccattttgaaattgaatttgtcaatctatCCTTACATTTGTAGTCTATAACagatgcagtgcaacaaaaagagacgctgaaaaacagcaagacacaAAGCAATGGTCAATCGCTACTAGACGGTGCTAATtggtttatattgatttgttgtGCCCTCTTGTGGCCGTAGGACACAACGACGATTTAAAAATCAGATGACCTGTAGATTTTTCCTCCCACCTGAAATAAgtctttaaaatataatcattAAATTTTTAGtaatatttcagtgaaaaattataatttagtctctcagccctgttgacagccctagtagAGATGTAAGAAGGGCGCTTTTGGACAGTAGacctcactttggttgtgtcgtgtcataaacacagaaatgtttagGTTgcggtgtcaagttaaatgtagttacaaacttaataaaaagacttgagaTCCTTGCATTCAGAATTGCGCACTCAGCAGTGTTTGAAtgcgttctcatcttgtgctgtggTTGCCtaaacagctggagttttgcttactgccccctgctgaaaacaggtggtacttccaagcttgaattgctccaatagAAGGAATATTCTTTATTATGTTCCAGGTATATGATTAATTGTGTAACATTTAATGCACGACAGCCCTCATTACATTACTTTCTCTAATCCCAGATTTATAtgcagtcaattaaaagtaatcTATCTGTAGGATGATTCCCCGAAATTCGTAGGTTGATTCACCCAAATAGTGTAAGCACTGaccattttaaaaaaattgctctgtttgagcatcctgatcaGCCCGACACAGCAAGATTGTCTCaactaatggtgtgagtttagggcAGGACTATCGCCCAACTGATGGTAGATGGGAAGAGTGTTCTAGAAACaattgttatttttgcaattatatttggtgatgctagttgtgcagaaattacaGACTTCAAATGTAAAAGAAACTGTTGTAATAGCAGTGTAATACCTGTTCTGAGGTCCATCTCCCACCAAATACTCAATGACTCGGTCCACAGCGCTGCGTTCTCGTGGGAGGATGGGTCGAGTGAGAGGTGGACCAGGTGGACGCATACCTGATGTCAAAATAAAGCAAATTACTTTAAGCAATGCAAAGAAGTTTGTATTTGAACCCCAGAAAACACTGTTTTTAATGTGTGTACGCATTGTACATCCGCTGAGGAATGGACTAGTCACGGAGTAAGATGCTAGTGAGCAGTTTAATACTGGCTTATCTGCATTCATCCACACTTAAGAACATAAGACCCTTTCAGCACACCTTCTCTACATGTGAAAGCTTATTAAATTAGAACAGTGTGCCTTAAACCCCCTTAATCGTGGTAAAATCATTGTGGCCTCACTGTGCCAGTCACTTTTGTTACACTGAACAAACATTAGAATTACAAGTTATACACTATTAGAGTacttataaaaattatttgaaaacttaaaagtgaaaataaagagGTACCGCATGTGACTTTCAGGTGTAAAGGTGAAATGGatatttatagtagaaaaggacttaaatatagattttttttctcatccacacctatcatgtcacttctgaagacatggatttaaccactggagtcttatggattacttttatgtttacttGATTTTTGGAGCCACATAGTTCTaagccacaattcacttgcattgtgaggacctacagagctgagatatacttctaaatatctttgtttgtgttctgctgaagaaagaaattcatagacatctgggatggcataagggtgagtaaatgatgagacaatttgtATTcgtgggtgaactaatccttcaGTCCAATAAGCAGACTTACGTGTGCTATTTCATAATGGGTTTGAATATCATCCAATTAGAATTTAGATTCAGAACTATCCTTCTTTAAATATTCATTTAGAATGTTCAcaagtggttgtgtgtgtgtgtgtgtgtgtgtgtgtgtgtgtgtgtgtgtgtgtgttgaacctGTTCCTGGTCCTGGTGAATAAGGATTCATGCTTCGTCTCATCATGTGTTGTGGTGTCTCGGCAGCACTTGCTCCTGCTGGGCTGCCTGCAGTCCCAGCTGCCCCTTTATCCGGAGGCCCTCCTGGGGCCGCACGAAGGGGTGTGGCTCCTGGAGACATGGTATTGGGCATTGTTCCAGGAGTAGGCATGGCAACATGGCGCTGTCGTAGATCTGGACATAATGAGAGTGTAACACACATTATGTATAAagaatgcacaaacacacaatcacattcaaaaacacaaaatgagaaacaaaCCTTGTCCTGGTCTGGGGGTCATGAGGGGTCTGACCGGAGTGGCTTCTGCTTCCTGTTAAAACAAGCAAAGCATTCATCTACCATAGCTCAACCAAAACACACAAGTTGAAAAAATAACTCTTTACATGTGTCTAAAAACATACAGTAGTCAAGCTTTAAAATTACACATGACTGTACTTACCGCTTTTTTCTTAGACTCTGGATCGAATCTCTCCAATAtaattttagcatttttataGATCTCCGTTTCCATCACCTCATCAAgctaacaaaaacacattttattgttttatggaATGACGTACAGTCAAATATTATGGACAATGTcattagtttttatattttgaacaaaTAGCTCAAGAATTTTTGTTTGAATGTGTCTGAAATCACACTTACTActttttgtttctgtgtttttaaATCTTCTAATTTGTCATCtgaaaaagaggaaaaacatgcCGCGAACTTCAACAAATCCGCTAAATCAATCAACCTATCATTTGGTCAATAAACAATCTAGCAGTCAAAGTACAGACCCAATGAAATCATGTATTGACCTtaattaatgacaaacttaaGAGCACAAACCAAAGTGAATTTCACAGTGAATAAAATCATAACACCCAAAGACCTTACTGTTTCTCTCTGTGCGTTTAGAGAAGAGGAAGATGAGCAGCTTTCGTACTAacaacactctatggagagaaagagaaaatgagagaccactcttaatttaaataaacaatacaatGAAACTGCAAGAAATAGCCTGAAATGTAATACTGTAACTTTTGCGGAACACAaactatgatttttagaagagcatcttagctctgtaggtacatacaatgcaattgaactccaaaaaggagatcaagtcagaataaaagtaatccataaaactacagtggtttaatccatgtcttctaaagcaatctaGTCAGTTTTGGATAAGAATAgcccaaaatataactcctttttcactgtacatcttgacagcagtctccttggcgatcatgatttcatgctggattacacttcctatagtgccatctagcattCTGCACAGTCGTCAAGCACAACAGGAAGTGtatttgagcttgaaatcatgatcgtgcctaggtACTGCAATGACAATAtgtacaattaaaaatattttttttggtctgttctcaaccaaaaccaactggattgcttctcaAGATATTGAGtcttatatattacttttatgctgactttatttcctttttttaagattttggagtTCTGGagactattcacttgcattgtatggagctacagagccgagatatacttctaaatcttt
Proteins encoded in this window:
- the lnpk gene encoding endoplasmic reticulum junction formation protein lunapark-B isoform X1, producing the protein MGAIISRWKSKPSTVDLLESLDKDIKDLEEFRAKNQRLLKLWVGRLLFYSSALYLIICLCVYYLYFPEQWGARLITALPLLAFPALVLLVRKLLIFLFSKRTERNNDKLEDLKTQKQKVLDEVMETEIYKNAKIILERFDPESKKKAEAEATPVRPLMTPRPGQDLRQRHVAMPTPGTMPNTMSPGATPLRAAPGGPPDKGAAGTAGSPAGASAAETPQHMMRRSMNPYSPGPGTGMRPPGPPLTRPILPRERSAVDRVIEYLVGDGPQNRYALICQQCFSHNGMALKEEFEYIAFRCAYCYFMNVARKTRPQAPRLPEFSFERRLRSESPEAQSPPATGTPEDSDAPEVSSRSTDVLHSGTPWSKVHNFSRNHSDDMERTTSAEAQDLTTEDPPVVHDSNPRYSPSPSEDAQLEQEEAGAQEGPQTESSSN
- the lnpk gene encoding endoplasmic reticulum junction formation protein lunapark-B isoform X2, whose amino-acid sequence is MGAIISRWKSKPSTVDLLESLDKDIKDLEEFRAKNQRLLKLWVGRLLFYSSALYLIICLCVYYLYFPEQWGARLITALPLLAFPALVLLVRKLLIFLFSKRTERNNDKLEDLKTQKQKVLDEVMETEIYKNAKIILERFDPESKKKAEAEATPVRPLMTPRPGQDLRQRHVAMPTPGTMPNTMSPGATPLRAAPGGPPDKGAAGTAGSPAGASAAETPQHMMRRSMNPYSPGPGTGMRPPGPPLTRPILPRERSAVDRVIEYLVGDGPQNRYALICQQCFSHNGMALKEEFEYIAFRCAYCYFMNVARKTRPQAPRLPEFSFERRLRSESPEAQSPPATGTPEDSDAPEDDMERTTSAEAQDLTTEDPPVVHDSNPRYSPSPSEDAQLEQEEAGAQEGPQTESSSN